A portion of the Acyrthosiphon pisum isolate AL4f unplaced genomic scaffold, pea_aphid_22Mar2018_4r6ur Scaffold_6124;HRSCAF=6688, whole genome shotgun sequence genome contains these proteins:
- the LOC103311557 gene encoding uncharacterized protein LOC103311557, with protein sequence MEGAKNIELADPNFNVPSKIDILLGAECGRNVSHTSSENYFQTTCYFEETDDLKSLVERFWQIDDLGKYENALSSTEKECLNWFNQTTTQDTSGRFMVSLPRKLNASELGESKQMALHRFFGLEKRLSKNASLKNSYSEFMNEYLALGHMETVKYHESEIKQHVYYLPHHAVIRENSSTTKLRVVSDTSARTTSGKSLNDI encoded by the exons ATGGAAGGTGCCAAAAATATAGAATTGGCAGATCCCAATTTCAATGTTCCAAGCAAAATTGATATATTGCTTGGGGCCGAGTG TGGTAGGAATGTGTCACATACGTCCAGTGAAAACTACTTTCAAACTACATGCTACTTCGAAGAAACAGATGATCTCAAATCATTAGTAGAAAGATTTTGGCAAATCGATGATTTAGGCAAATATGAGAATGCCCTATCATCAACAGAAAAAGAATGTCTGAACTGGTTCAACCAGACAACCACACAAGATACGTCTGGTCGTTTCATGGTATCATTACCTCGTAAACTTAATGCATCAGAACTAGGGGAATCTAAGCAAATGGCGCTACACAGATTCTTTGGGTTAGAAAAACGTCTTTCTAAAAATGCCTCTCTAAAGAATTCTTATTCTGAATTCATGAACGAATACTTAGCCCTTGGACACATGGAAACTGTGAAATACCATGAGTCAGAGATAAAACAGCATGTCTACTACCTACCACACCATGCTGTCATAAGAGAAAATagttcaaccacaaaattacgcGTCGTGTCCGACACATCAGCTAGAACAACATCAGGAAAATCACTAAATGACATTTAA